The following are encoded in a window of Aerococcus sanguinicola genomic DNA:
- a CDS encoding SGNH/GDSL hydrolase family protein has product MKEILSLGDSLVACGRNPDDLTSLGHGFVGVLAKDQASYRFLNGGYNGARLVDVNFYLLETLAGCQNLAGVILWLGINDLGRQLGTSDDEWNNFVLSWQDQYGRLVTLLRAQLGRNLPILLLAPVAVRTEPRLLDLVQAVRDLASSKHLTFVDPNRWLIPEDFMPDGIHLKGRGQEKVAAHLRDWVSHLT; this is encoded by the coding sequence ATGAAAGAAATCTTATCTTTGGGGGATAGTTTGGTCGCTTGTGGCCGCAATCCCGATGATTTGACTAGCCTGGGGCATGGTTTTGTAGGTGTACTGGCTAAAGACCAGGCAAGTTATCGTTTTTTAAATGGTGGCTACAATGGGGCCCGTTTGGTTGATGTGAACTTTTATCTGTTGGAGACACTGGCAGGCTGCCAGAATTTGGCGGGAGTCATTCTTTGGCTTGGGATCAATGACCTGGGGCGCCAGCTGGGGACTTCGGACGACGAATGGAACAATTTTGTATTATCTTGGCAGGACCAGTATGGCCGCCTGGTCACTTTATTACGGGCACAGCTTGGTCGGAATCTTCCTATCTTACTTTTAGCCCCTGTTGCTGTCCGAACTGAGCCGCGCCTGCTCGATTTGGTCCAGGCTGTCCGAGACCTGGCCTCCTCCAAGCACTTGACCTTTGTAGATCCCAATCGATGGTTGATACCGGAAGATTTTATGCCGGATGGGATCCACCTCAAGGGGCGAGGCCAGGAGAAGGTCGCAGCGCACTTAAGGGACTGGGTCTCGCACTTAACTTAA
- the pdxS gene encoding pyridoxal 5'-phosphate synthase lyase subunit PdxS gives MNALEKGGPIMTKFQEVNDQLLGGVIMDVINPEQAKIAEAAGAVAVMALERVPADIRKAGGVSRMSDPAIIQKIQEAVNIPVMAKARIGHFVEAQVLEALKIDYIDESEVLSPADNANHINKHDFKTPFVCGCRNLGEALRRISEGAAMIRTKGEAGTGDVVQAVQHLRTLNQEIANVRALQEDELYTKAKDLQVPIELLRFVHQEGRLPVPNFSAGGVATPADAALMRQLGAEGVFVGSGIFKSGNPEKRAQAIVKAVAHYDQPDVIAEVSYDLGEAMVGLNEDEIDVLMALR, from the coding sequence ATAAATGCATTAGAAAAAGGAGGCCCAATCATGACAAAATTCCAAGAAGTTAACGACCAATTACTGGGTGGGGTCATTATGGACGTGATCAACCCTGAACAAGCCAAGATTGCCGAAGCAGCAGGTGCTGTGGCCGTCATGGCGCTCGAACGCGTGCCCGCCGATATCCGCAAGGCAGGTGGGGTCAGTCGGATGAGCGATCCAGCCATTATCCAAAAGATCCAAGAAGCGGTGAACATCCCCGTGATGGCTAAGGCGCGGATCGGTCACTTCGTTGAAGCCCAGGTCCTCGAAGCCCTAAAGATTGACTATATCGATGAATCGGAAGTACTCTCTCCCGCCGACAATGCCAACCATATCAACAAGCACGACTTCAAGACGCCCTTCGTTTGCGGTTGCCGCAACCTAGGAGAAGCCCTCCGTCGTATCAGCGAAGGGGCAGCCATGATCCGAACTAAGGGGGAAGCGGGGACGGGTGACGTGGTCCAAGCTGTCCAACACCTCCGCACCCTCAACCAAGAAATCGCCAATGTTCGCGCCCTCCAAGAAGACGAGCTCTACACCAAGGCCAAGGACCTCCAAGTGCCGATCGAGCTCCTGCGCTTCGTCCACCAAGAAGGACGCCTGCCTGTCCCCAACTTCTCTGCCGGTGGCGTGGCCACACCTGCTGATGCCGCCCTCATGCGCCAACTCGGAGCAGAAGGAGTCTTCGTCGGTAGCGGGATCTTCAAGAGCGGCAACCCAGAAAAACGCGCCCAGGCCATTGTCAAGGCCGTCGCCCACTACGACCAGCCCGACGTCATCGCGGAAGTCTCCTATGACCTAGGCGAAGCCATGGTCGGCCTCAACGAAGACGAAATCGACGTCCTCATGGCCCTCCGCTAA
- a CDS encoding putative RNA methyltransferase: protein MQSKKQRAQAKIQAWQGRLTCPLCHEALNPDLQCSNRHQFNLAKQGYINLAPNHQEKHYTADLFQARQVVMGENQLYGQALSQAYLSIAAQLPQGPIFLADLGTGEGSHLLDFLAQFGDKEVHGLGLDLAKAGIQSAAKQSSQALWAVADLAQIPLADKTLDLALTILSPSNYQEVKRVLKTDAPFIKIIPGPSYLIELRRLVLDQEDVAQDPSQSRQRFQESFPEMESFHYHNQLATTPALMAELIQMTPLMWHASDQERQAALDLTEMTIDLEILIGYKA from the coding sequence ATGCAAAGTAAAAAGCAACGCGCCCAAGCAAAAATCCAAGCCTGGCAGGGACGACTCACTTGTCCCCTCTGCCATGAAGCCCTGAACCCAGACCTCCAATGTTCCAACCGCCACCAGTTCAACCTAGCTAAGCAGGGCTATATCAACCTAGCTCCCAACCACCAGGAAAAGCACTACACCGCTGACCTCTTCCAAGCCCGCCAAGTCGTTATGGGCGAAAACCAGCTCTACGGGCAAGCCCTCAGTCAGGCCTACCTAAGTATCGCTGCCCAACTTCCCCAAGGCCCTATCTTCCTAGCCGACCTGGGAACAGGCGAAGGCAGCCACCTGCTAGACTTCTTGGCCCAGTTCGGAGATAAAGAAGTCCACGGTCTGGGTCTGGACCTAGCCAAGGCCGGCATCCAAAGCGCAGCCAAGCAATCCAGTCAGGCGCTCTGGGCTGTGGCTGACCTGGCCCAGATTCCGCTCGCCGACAAGACTTTGGACCTAGCCTTGACCATCCTCTCCCCTTCCAATTATCAAGAAGTGAAACGGGTCTTAAAGACTGACGCCCCTTTTATTAAGATTATCCCAGGACCAAGCTATCTCATCGAACTCCGCCGCTTGGTTCTCGACCAAGAAGACGTCGCCCAAGATCCCAGCCAGAGCCGCCAACGTTTCCAGGAGAGCTTCCCAGAGATGGAGAGCTTCCACTACCATAACCAGCTTGCCACGACACCCGCTCTCATGGCTGAGCTCATCCAGATGACCCCGCTCATGTGGCACGCCTCAGACCAAGAGCGGCAGGCAGCTCTTGACCTCACAGAGATGACGATTGATTTAGAGATTTTGATTGGCTACAAAGCCTAA
- a CDS encoding sensor histidine kinase: protein MLAYLMSHLTLYDFVFQALVVYTCHFWAKGKRSVTSYLVLYGLLLSTALNPLIVSLNFYMTFNFLLVAAWLYWQWRELTQVMTMTTLIFVNISCQDSYYFNLVYESLPYGTLGHFLVWLLGSVPLLFGLSRLEDWLWRRYFSSSIRRHISFLLLTVGLAFLLYFPAFVRDFQKVSAINSATWVYLALTNLFLLVFLVLAAALFYQGTERIRQAERQQAEQRIDAEYGRLISQQYKEMRRFRHDLKNLLVGFGGYIDHQNWEGLTSYYQSLKESGTSLDLAEDHPIFDLADLPNDALRELVQTKLSLALSYEIPVHVEVAEDLPQVQEGVTGLVRIVGILLDNAIEESEGFDQAELTFAVEAVEGYLSISVANRCQDPDQVRAVLQQRGQSTKAGPGQDRGYGLVNVQELSQQQGIQHFTSFLGDLLVQELLIDLNA from the coding sequence ATGCTTGCTTATTTGATGAGCCATTTGACCCTCTATGATTTTGTTTTTCAGGCTTTGGTGGTCTATACCTGCCATTTTTGGGCCAAGGGCAAGCGGTCTGTCACTAGCTACTTGGTCTTGTACGGACTCTTGTTGTCGACAGCCCTGAACCCTTTAATCGTGAGCCTGAACTTTTACATGACCTTTAATTTTCTCCTGGTTGCGGCTTGGCTCTATTGGCAGTGGCGAGAATTGACCCAGGTGATGACCATGACAACCCTAATCTTTGTGAATATTTCTTGCCAGGATAGCTATTACTTTAACCTTGTCTACGAAAGCCTCCCCTATGGTACACTGGGGCACTTCCTGGTCTGGCTCCTGGGCTCAGTCCCTCTGCTTTTCGGCCTCAGCCGCTTGGAGGACTGGCTCTGGCGGCGGTATTTCTCTAGTTCGATTCGCCGGCACATCTCTTTCTTGCTCCTGACGGTGGGCCTAGCTTTCTTATTATATTTTCCCGCCTTTGTCCGTGACTTCCAAAAGGTATCAGCTATTAATTCGGCGACCTGGGTCTACCTGGCCTTGACCAATCTTTTCTTACTGGTCTTCCTCGTCTTAGCAGCGGCTCTCTTCTACCAGGGAACGGAACGGATCCGCCAGGCAGAGCGCCAACAGGCTGAGCAGCGGATAGATGCGGAATATGGGCGGTTGATTAGCCAACAATATAAGGAAATGCGGCGCTTTCGCCACGACTTGAAGAACCTCTTAGTGGGCTTCGGCGGCTATATTGACCATCAGAACTGGGAGGGCTTGACGAGCTATTACCAGTCGCTCAAGGAGAGTGGGACTAGTCTAGACCTGGCAGAGGACCATCCTATCTTTGACCTGGCTGACTTGCCCAATGATGCCTTGCGGGAACTGGTCCAGACTAAGCTAAGCTTGGCCCTGAGCTATGAGATCCCTGTCCATGTTGAAGTAGCCGAGGACCTTCCTCAAGTCCAGGAAGGGGTGACAGGTCTGGTCCGGATTGTCGGTATCCTGCTCGATAATGCCATCGAAGAATCCGAGGGTTTTGACCAAGCTGAGCTGACTTTTGCGGTGGAGGCGGTGGAAGGCTACCTGTCCATCAGTGTGGCCAACCGCTGCCAGGATCCTGACCAAGTGCGGGCCGTGCTCCAGCAGAGGGGGCAGTCCACCAAGGCTGGGCCCGGCCAGGACCGGGGCTACGGCTTGGTCAATGTCCAAGAGCTGAGCCAGCAGCAAGGGATCCAGCACTTTACTAGTTTCTTGGGCGACCTCCTGGTTCAGGAGCTCTTGATTGATTTGAATGCATAA
- a CDS encoding uracil-xanthine permease family protein produces the protein MNTKQLRMNFDIEDTPPFAEGLLLSFQHVFAMFGATILVPLILGLPVSVALFCSGLGTLIYHFATKHQVPVYLGSSFAFIGAMSYAIKQLGGDISAAQTGVILTGVIYVLVALLVKALGTGWIDRLLPPIVIGPMIIVIGLSLSSSAVSNAGFTADGTWQEMLVAIVTFLICAFVNVYGRGFIRVIPFLIGLIGGYLTAACLGLVDFTPVHEAAWFQFPEFQLPFQTPFFDNYRFYFGPEAIAILPVALVTISEHIGDHTVLSEICGREFLKKPGLHRTLIGDGVATAVSAFLGGPANTTYGENTGVIGLTRVSSVSVIRNAAIIAIILSCLGKFTALISTIPASVLGGMSILLYGVIASNGLKVLIEARVNFNQVRNLVIASAMLVLGLGGAILQVGVFSLSGTALAAIVGVCLNLALPEFKDLKINSDR, from the coding sequence ATGAACACCAAACAGTTACGCATGAATTTTGATATTGAGGACACCCCGCCCTTTGCAGAGGGTTTACTGCTCAGCTTCCAGCACGTCTTCGCCATGTTTGGAGCAACGATTCTGGTGCCGCTCATCTTGGGTTTACCAGTCTCAGTGGCCCTCTTCTGTAGTGGTTTAGGTACCTTGATTTACCACTTTGCGACCAAGCACCAGGTTCCTGTCTATTTGGGATCGTCTTTTGCCTTTATTGGGGCCATGTCCTATGCCATTAAGCAACTGGGAGGCGACATTTCAGCCGCCCAGACCGGGGTCATCCTGACGGGTGTGATTTACGTCCTGGTTGCCCTCCTCGTCAAAGCCCTGGGAACCGGTTGGATCGACCGGCTCCTGCCCCCTATCGTCATTGGGCCAATGATTATTGTGATTGGTCTAAGCCTCTCTTCCTCCGCCGTCAGCAATGCGGGCTTTACCGCAGACGGGACCTGGCAGGAAATGCTAGTGGCTATCGTAACTTTCTTAATTTGCGCCTTCGTTAACGTTTATGGTCGGGGTTTCATCCGAGTTATCCCCTTCCTGATTGGACTCATCGGGGGTTACCTCACCGCTGCTTGCCTAGGCTTAGTGGACTTCACTCCTGTCCATGAAGCGGCCTGGTTCCAATTCCCCGAATTCCAACTTCCTTTCCAGACCCCCTTCTTCGATAACTATCGCTTCTACTTCGGTCCTGAAGCCATCGCTATCCTGCCCGTCGCCCTAGTTACCATCTCAGAACACATCGGGGACCACACCGTCCTCAGCGAAATTTGTGGCCGTGAATTCTTGAAAAAACCGGGCCTCCATCGTACGCTGATCGGGGACGGGGTAGCAACGGCCGTCTCTGCTTTTCTAGGTGGACCTGCTAACACCACTTACGGGGAAAATACAGGCGTTATCGGTCTGACCCGAGTATCTTCCGTTAGCGTCATCCGCAATGCGGCGATCATCGCCATTATACTGAGCTGCTTGGGCAAGTTTACCGCCCTCATCTCAACCATCCCCGCCTCCGTACTAGGTGGGATGTCCATCCTCCTCTATGGGGTCATCGCCAGCAACGGTTTGAAAGTCCTCATCGAAGCCCGGGTGAACTTCAACCAAGTCCGCAACCTGGTTATCGCCAGTGCTATGCTCGTCCTAGGCCTGGGCGGCGCTATCCTCCAAGTCGGCGTCTTCTCCCTCTCTGGGACCGCCCTAGCCGCCATCGTCGGCGTCTGCCTCAACCTAGCCTTGCCTGAATTCAAGGACCTCAAGATTAATTCTGACCGGTAA
- a CDS encoding LysM peptidoglycan-binding domain-containing protein, which translates to MKFNKVLFGASVAIAGFAFQAVQGQDVQAAEWVARTVEQVQADVKAVDGDAKEYTVQWGDTLNVIAAAVNADVDAIADLNDIENANLIEPGQKLTFEVDKDGKAHNVKAEGQKAENNDQVAAQPQAQATSYANAPAAQPSQQAYSYEAPAQAAPAASNYTGSSSSAKEIIAQRESGGSYSATNGQYIGRYQLSASYLGGDYSPANQERVADQYVASRYGSWDNALAFWNNNGWY; encoded by the coding sequence ATGAAATTTAACAAGGTACTTTTCGGAGCAAGTGTCGCAATCGCAGGTTTTGCTTTCCAAGCCGTTCAAGGTCAAGACGTTCAAGCCGCAGAATGGGTGGCTCGTACAGTTGAACAAGTTCAAGCAGACGTTAAGGCTGTTGACGGAGACGCTAAAGAATACACTGTACAATGGGGCGACACCCTAAACGTTATCGCAGCTGCAGTAAACGCTGACGTGGATGCTATCGCTGACCTTAACGACATCGAAAACGCTAACCTCATCGAACCCGGCCAAAAATTAACCTTCGAAGTGGACAAAGACGGCAAGGCTCACAATGTCAAAGCTGAAGGCCAAAAAGCTGAAAACAATGACCAAGTTGCAGCTCAACCACAAGCCCAAGCAACTTCATACGCTAACGCACCAGCTGCTCAACCTTCACAACAAGCTTACAGCTACGAAGCACCAGCTCAAGCTGCTCCAGCCGCTTCAAACTACACCGGTTCATCTTCATCCGCTAAAGAAATCATCGCTCAACGCGAATCAGGCGGTTCATACTCAGCAACTAACGGCCAATACATCGGACGTTACCAATTATCAGCCAGCTACCTAGGTGGCGACTACTCCCCAGCCAACCAAGAACGCGTCGCTGACCAATACGTAGCCAGCCGCTACGGCTCATGGGACAACGCCCTAGCCTTCTGGAACAACAACGGTTGGTATTAA
- a CDS encoding putative heavy metal-binding protein, translated as MISTTTAQIEGKNIQAYHGIVFGEVITGINMFRDIGAGLRNIFGGRSQGYEEELNQAREEALNEMKGRAEELGANAVVGVKMDYEVLGADNGMLMVTCSGTAVSID; from the coding sequence ATGATTAGCACAACTACTGCCCAAATTGAAGGCAAAAACATCCAAGCCTACCACGGCATTGTCTTTGGTGAAGTGATTACCGGAATTAACATGTTTAGAGATATTGGCGCCGGCTTACGCAATATCTTCGGCGGTCGGTCACAAGGCTACGAGGAGGAGCTCAATCAAGCCCGGGAAGAAGCCCTTAACGAAATGAAGGGGCGGGCCGAGGAATTAGGTGCCAATGCTGTTGTTGGGGTTAAGATGGACTACGAGGTCCTCGGCGCAGACAATGGCATGCTCATGGTAACCTGTAGCGGGACTGCTGTTTCTATTGATTAG
- a CDS encoding LytR/AlgR family response regulator transcription factor, whose amino-acid sequence MFEIIICEDNPAHLEAMTTYVKNYLVMEEDLPIRLALSTDESAEVLAYAKQTSTKQDSLYFIDVRLGDQQMNGLDLARKVRRYQPQAKLVFVTAHEEYMPFTMTYHLEALDYILKDNPHKMRDKMIACIKTAYERSLVLSQSLPPFVIQKGAQTQVIRSAAINYFETLPAHRIRLVGPEALVDFYDSLKNIETDYPQFVRCHRSYLANIENIQELNSKERQITFLDGSAIPFSRDRYENLMEAMATYSNQYTR is encoded by the coding sequence ATGTTTGAAATAATTATTTGTGAAGATAATCCAGCACACCTGGAAGCAATGACGACTTATGTGAAGAATTATCTTGTGATGGAAGAAGATTTACCCATTCGCCTGGCTCTATCAACTGATGAGTCTGCAGAGGTTCTTGCCTATGCCAAGCAGACGTCGACCAAGCAGGATAGCCTTTATTTTATTGATGTGCGCCTGGGTGACCAGCAGATGAACGGTCTCGATTTGGCGCGCAAGGTCCGCCGCTACCAGCCCCAGGCCAAGCTAGTTTTTGTCACGGCTCATGAGGAGTATATGCCCTTCACTATGACCTACCATCTGGAAGCCTTGGATTATATTTTGAAGGATAATCCCCACAAGATGCGGGACAAGATGATTGCCTGTATCAAGACGGCCTACGAGCGGAGTCTGGTCCTGTCTCAGAGCCTCCCACCCTTCGTTATCCAGAAGGGAGCCCAGACCCAGGTGATCCGCAGCGCAGCGATTAATTATTTCGAGACCCTGCCTGCCCACCGCATCCGCCTAGTTGGTCCAGAGGCTTTGGTGGATTTCTATGATTCCCTTAAAAATATTGAAACCGACTACCCGCAATTCGTCCGCTGTCACCGGTCCTACCTGGCTAATATTGAGAATATTCAGGAGTTAAATAGCAAGGAGCGTCAGATTACCTTCCTAGATGGTAGTGCCATTCCTTTCTCCAGAGACCGTTATGAGAACTTGATGGAAGCTATGGCAACTTACTCCAACCAGTACACCAGGTAA
- a CDS encoding PLP-dependent aminotransferase family protein — protein MLSIDFKPGEKLYEQIYDRLKAAISDGYYQSGDQLPSFRAYADHLGVSLNTVKTAYFQLLEEGYIISKERCGFFVDKIELDHLGPREAVYPQYLTEEKAASPWRYDFSPSAVDLEGLARTGLQQAASLGMAQASRYQQANPLGEAPLRNALAHYLYEFRGLATSAENIVITRGFSHNLLALNQVFGQACYGLEDPGYALNLASLHANFEGTEKIPIDRYGFSVKDLEQTPANIAVVSPNHQFPTGQVMGVRRRQRLLNWASERPDRYIIEDDYDSVFKYAGRRIPAMKAIDRDDRVILSGSFSKSIGPFMGLAYMVLPDALLDAYATCADLGLTPSIASQLTLSQWMAEGAFTKHVNRMNTYYRKKQGLILDALQELPGLSFTQADTGLYLVFRLDPDCYDLDQLTQTWQAEGLKIDSVASYSRQLTWPWADYLLGLGGVPLADLPQALEVLGQSLEGSRV, from the coding sequence ATGTTATCGATTGACTTTAAGCCAGGCGAGAAACTTTATGAACAGATTTATGACCGTTTGAAGGCGGCCATTTCGGACGGCTACTATCAGAGTGGGGACCAGTTGCCTTCCTTTCGGGCCTATGCGGACCACTTGGGCGTTAGCTTGAACACGGTCAAGACGGCCTATTTCCAGCTCTTGGAAGAGGGTTATATTATCTCTAAAGAACGCTGTGGTTTCTTCGTGGATAAGATCGAACTGGATCATCTGGGACCGAGAGAGGCGGTCTATCCCCAGTATCTGACGGAGGAAAAAGCGGCCTCCCCTTGGCGCTATGACTTCTCGCCCTCAGCGGTTGACCTAGAAGGCCTGGCTCGGACCGGTCTCCAACAAGCGGCCAGTCTGGGAATGGCCCAGGCTAGTCGCTACCAGCAGGCCAATCCCCTGGGTGAAGCGCCCCTCCGCAATGCCTTAGCCCACTATCTCTATGAATTCCGGGGCCTGGCCACTTCGGCTGAAAATATCGTGATTACCCGGGGCTTTTCCCATAACTTACTGGCTCTAAACCAGGTCTTCGGCCAAGCCTGTTATGGCCTGGAAGATCCCGGCTATGCGCTGAACCTAGCCAGCCTGCATGCGAACTTTGAAGGAACGGAGAAGATCCCCATTGACCGCTACGGTTTCTCAGTCAAGGACCTGGAGCAGACGCCGGCCAATATTGCGGTGGTCTCTCCCAACCACCAGTTTCCTACCGGGCAAGTGATGGGGGTCCGCCGTCGCCAGCGCTTGTTGAACTGGGCCTCTGAGCGGCCCGACCGCTACATTATTGAGGATGACTACGACTCCGTCTTCAAGTATGCGGGGCGGCGGATTCCTGCCATGAAGGCTATCGACCGGGACGACCGGGTCATCTTATCGGGGTCCTTCTCCAAGTCAATTGGGCCTTTTATGGGCCTGGCCTATATGGTCCTGCCAGACGCTCTCTTGGACGCCTACGCGACTTGTGCAGACCTCGGCTTGACCCCCTCGATTGCTAGCCAGTTGACCCTCAGCCAGTGGATGGCGGAGGGAGCCTTCACCAAGCATGTCAACCGGATGAATACCTATTACCGAAAGAAGCAGGGCCTGATTCTCGACGCCCTCCAAGAGCTGCCGGGCCTGTCTTTCACCCAGGCGGATACAGGCCTCTACCTGGTCTTTCGCCTAGACCCTGACTGCTATGACCTGGACCAGCTGACCCAGACCTGGCAGGCAGAGGGCCTGAAAATCGACAGTGTGGCCAGCTATAGCCGCCAGCTGACCTGGCCCTGGGCGGACTATCTCCTCGGACTGGGCGGCGTCCCCCTAGCTGACCTGCCCCAGGCGCTGGAAGTCCTTGGCCAGAGTTTGGAGGGGAGTCGGGTGTAA
- a CDS encoding DUF488 domain-containing protein yields MFRRKRIYEAVEESDGYRVLVDRLWPRGVKKEEAQLDAWPKEIAPSKDLRQAFHQADLDFEDFSQAYEEELEGNEEIQETCLDLARRARDHRVTLLYASKNEEENHVLVLEAYLASLLKGIRTDLEGD; encoded by the coding sequence ATGTTTAGAAGAAAACGAATCTATGAAGCTGTGGAAGAGTCGGATGGTTACCGGGTCTTGGTCGACCGACTTTGGCCGCGTGGCGTCAAGAAGGAAGAGGCCCAGCTAGATGCTTGGCCCAAGGAGATCGCCCCTTCCAAGGACCTGCGCCAGGCCTTCCACCAGGCTGACCTGGACTTTGAGGACTTTAGCCAGGCCTATGAAGAGGAGTTAGAGGGGAATGAAGAGATCCAGGAAACCTGCTTGGACCTGGCCCGCCGTGCGCGCGACCACCGGGTGACCCTCCTCTATGCCAGTAAGAATGAAGAAGAGAACCATGTCCTTGTTCTTGAAGCCTATCTTGCGTCGCTACTGAAGGGGATCCGGACAGACTTGGAGGGAGACTAG
- a CDS encoding NCS2 family permease → MTEFFQLEANHTSLSTEIMAGISTFFAMSYIIFVNPAILSQTGMPYQGVFLATLFASGIATLFIGLYANVPYALAPGMGLNAFFTFTVVMGLGFTWQEALAMVFICGLVNIAITVTNIRRVIISAIPESIQHAISGGIGVFIAYIGVKSANLIHFQADAAAITQINGAPYDAGQQVYEAGVQAISSNGSTLPQIATFTEPSTLLALFGLVLTVILMAKNIQGAILIGIVATTALQLIIDPSLLQQVDFAQAGLANSFKELGITFGAAFGSEGLLSLFSDPSRLPLVLVTIFAFSLSDIFDTIGTFIGTGRATGIFSKEDIDNLDTRSNTKLDKALFGDVVGTSMGAIFGTSNTTVFAESSVGIAAGGRTGLTSLATGICFFLCIFIAPFIGLVPASATAPALILVGVLMMSSFREVEWGDFSIAVPAFFASVFMGYSYSISNGIAAGFIFYCLTMTVTKRTKEVHPVIWGASLLFILNYIIMAYL, encoded by the coding sequence ATTACAGAATTCTTTCAACTAGAAGCCAATCACACGAGCTTGTCAACCGAAATCATGGCAGGTATTTCCACCTTCTTCGCCATGAGCTATATTATTTTCGTGAATCCGGCTATCCTGTCACAAACGGGGATGCCCTACCAAGGGGTTTTTCTGGCAACCCTTTTTGCTTCCGGTATCGCTACCCTCTTCATCGGCCTCTACGCCAATGTGCCCTACGCCCTAGCCCCCGGTATGGGGCTGAACGCCTTCTTCACCTTCACCGTGGTCATGGGCCTGGGCTTCACCTGGCAGGAAGCTCTAGCTATGGTCTTCATCTGTGGCTTGGTGAATATTGCCATCACCGTGACCAATATCCGCCGGGTGATTATTAGCGCCATCCCGGAATCTATCCAACATGCCATTTCTGGAGGGATCGGGGTCTTCATCGCCTATATCGGAGTGAAGTCAGCCAACCTGATCCACTTCCAAGCCGATGCGGCTGCCATCACGCAGATTAACGGCGCTCCTTATGACGCTGGCCAGCAAGTCTATGAGGCTGGGGTTCAAGCGATCTCAAGCAACGGGTCAACCTTACCACAAATCGCAACCTTTACCGAGCCCTCAACCCTCCTAGCTCTCTTCGGCCTAGTGTTGACCGTCATCTTAATGGCTAAGAACATCCAAGGGGCGATCTTAATCGGGATTGTAGCAACCACTGCCCTCCAACTGATTATTGACCCTTCGCTCCTCCAGCAGGTAGACTTTGCCCAAGCGGGTTTAGCTAACTCCTTCAAGGAACTCGGCATCACTTTTGGGGCTGCTTTTGGTTCAGAAGGGCTCCTCTCCCTCTTCTCTGACCCCAGCCGCCTACCCTTGGTCCTAGTGACCATCTTCGCCTTCAGCCTGTCCGATATTTTCGATACCATCGGGACCTTTATCGGCACCGGGCGGGCTACAGGCATCTTCTCCAAGGAAGATATCGATAACCTGGACACCCGGTCCAATACAAAATTGGACAAGGCCCTCTTCGGCGACGTGGTAGGGACTTCCATGGGAGCCATCTTCGGGACCTCCAACACCACCGTCTTCGCCGAAAGTTCGGTCGGCATCGCAGCAGGTGGACGGACCGGCTTAACCAGCCTAGCCACCGGTATCTGCTTCTTCCTCTGCATCTTCATCGCCCCCTTCATCGGTCTGGTGCCAGCTTCCGCTACGGCCCCTGCCCTGATCCTGGTCGGCGTCCTCATGATGTCATCCTTCCGCGAAGTCGAATGGGGCGACTTCTCCATCGCCGTCCCAGCCTTCTTCGCCTCAGTCTTCATGGGCTACTCCTATTCCATCTCTAACGGGATTGCAGCCGGCTTTATCTTCTACTGCCTGACCATGACCGTAACCAAACGCACTAAAGAAGTCCACCCCGTCATCTGGGGCGCCAGCCTCCTCTTTATCCTTAACTATATCATCATGGCCTATCTTTAA
- a CDS encoding GNAT family N-acetyltransferase codes for MLTIYRPGDQAPQSILEALEGVDSPGGAYLAEKLEDQKLQDGEMVLVVTDASGSLMAFASLLKEDIVPDLDYGPFLSAVYVDPNHRGQGIFYHLVSLVELEAKSQGQDQLYVISQHEALYPKAGYRFKEDLVDFMERPVYCFSKAL; via the coding sequence ATGTTAACGATCTATCGTCCAGGCGACCAGGCGCCACAGTCTATACTCGAGGCCTTGGAGGGTGTGGACTCTCCAGGAGGGGCCTACTTGGCGGAGAAATTAGAGGACCAGAAGCTCCAAGACGGTGAAATGGTCTTGGTGGTGACGGATGCCAGTGGGAGCTTGATGGCCTTTGCCTCGCTCTTAAAGGAAGATATTGTACCAGACCTCGACTATGGCCCTTTTTTATCCGCCGTCTATGTCGATCCTAACCACCGGGGGCAGGGTATCTTCTACCATTTAGTGTCCCTGGTCGAACTGGAAGCCAAGAGCCAGGGCCAGGACCAGCTCTATGTCATCTCCCAGCACGAAGCCCTCTATCCCAAGGCCGGTTACCGCTTCAAGGAAGACCTGGTCGACTTCATGGAACGGCCGGTTTATTGCTTTAGCAAGGCCCTTTAG